The following proteins come from a genomic window of Palaemon carinicauda isolate YSFRI2023 chromosome 12, ASM3689809v2, whole genome shotgun sequence:
- the LOC137651264 gene encoding uncharacterized protein, with translation MYFVTDGILRVKCKMGKMSKAMMSRTPILISNNSDFGRVLIMDTHLKFNHSGTYYVLHKLKPAFFLLKGFSTVKKVVNECYHCKRFNSRPVKVNANDYREWNVNPIKSFFSVCFIDYFGPYFTRYGSDKVKTYGVIFKCIWSRMFNVEIVTSADSKGFLLAFQNHVYNYGLPNKVFSDSGSNLGGAFTWIEECLKASEVQEFFNQRGVDVTEFSQYPRGIGGIIESGVGLVRKLIQGAIHNNILDFLEFSHVIKQCICYANKKPISELGALREQNVNDDFQVLSPEFLKFGYDTQVMECIYHEGQLDDYDSSDLGKDFQRLIHIKEKLRNSYHNEFLFRLQDPATKYKSKYYPREHVKISKGDIVLIKDSMVKAPNYPLARVLDVIYNSLGEAVQVQLVKGNKSVVFRDISSVILLVKGDGLSDSHIDQLDLNLIPQSDSNVVCNDKIARIQRGAALICSDKNKQLAQSGLV, from the coding sequence ATGTATTTTGTGACTGATGGTATTCTTAGAGTAAAATGTAAGATGGGAAAGATGTCTAAAGCTATGATGTCGAGAACTCCAATACTCATTAGTAATAATAGTGATTTCGGTAGAGTACTGATAATGGACACTCACTTGAAGTTTAATCACTCAGGTACTTACTATGTGCTACATAAATTGAAACCGGCTTTTTTTCTGCTTAAGGGATTTTCAACAGTTAAGAAGGTTGTGAATGAATGTTACCACTGTAAACGTTTTAATAGTAGACCAgttaaagttaatgctaatgactatagagagtggaatgtgaatcccataaagagttttttttctgtatgtttcattgattactttggaccatatttcacaaggtatggaagtgacaaagttaaaacctatggggtaatttttaaatgtatttggtcTCGCATGTTTAATGTTGAAATAGTGACTTCAGCTgattctaaaggatttttattggcttttcaaaatcatgtttacaactatggtttgcctaacaaagtattttcagattctggctcaaatcttggtggtgcattcacatggattgaggaatgtctgaaagcaagtgaggtgcaggaattcttcaatcagaggggtgtcgatgtcactgagttttcacagtatcctcgtggtattggaggtatcatagagtccggagttggtctggtaagaaagttaatacagggagcaatccataataatattctagattttctggaattttctcatgtaattAAACAATGCATATGTTACGCTAATAAGAAACCCATTTCTGAACTTGGTGCATTGAGGGAACAGAATGTGAATGATGATTTTCAGGTGCTGTCACCAGAGTTTTTGAAATTTGGATATGATACACaggttatggaatgtatatatcacgaaggtcaacttgatgattatgactcttctgacttgggtaaggactttcagcgtttaattcatattaaagagaaattgcGTAATAGTTATCACAATGAATTTTTATTTAGATTGCAAGATCCGGCAActaaatacaaaagtaaatattATCCTAGGGAGCACGTTAAAATCTCAAAAGGTGACATAGTCTTGATAAAGGATTCAATGGTTAAGGCTCCCAATTACCCTTTAGCTAGAGttcttgatgttatttataattctcttggtgaggctgttcaagtacaattggttaagggtaataaaagtgttgtttttagggatatatcgtctgttattcttttggttAAAGGTGATGGGTTAAGTGATTCTCATATTGATCAGTTAGATTTAAATCTTATACCTCAGAGTGATTCTAATGTTGTTTGTAATGACAAGATTGCAAGAATTCAACGGGGGGCTGCTTTAATTTGTTCTGATAAGAATAAGCAGCTAGCTCAATCTGGTCttgtatag